The following are from one region of the Hymenobacter radiodurans genome:
- a CDS encoding L-threonylcarbamoyladenylate synthase, with amino-acid sequence MSATLLRIHPDNPPQNRLLQAVEVLRKGGVIIYPTDTIYGLGCDIHNAKAVEKLCRIKGIHPEKANLSFICHDLSHITDYAHGITTPVYKVLKKALPGPFTFIFEASPKAPRYGGVKRKTVGIRVPDHNICLGMVRELGNPIVSTSIHDEDTLIEYSTDPDLIFEKYRPLVDLVIDGGFGNNIASTVVDCTNDDFDIIRQGAGDIEQYL; translated from the coding sequence ATGTCTGCTACCCTGCTTCGCATCCACCCCGATAATCCGCCCCAAAACCGTTTGCTGCAAGCCGTGGAAGTATTGCGCAAAGGAGGAGTAATTATTTATCCCACGGATACGATTTATGGCTTGGGTTGCGACATTCACAACGCGAAAGCCGTCGAAAAGCTCTGCCGCATCAAGGGCATTCATCCCGAAAAAGCGAATCTGTCGTTTATCTGCCACGACCTTTCCCACATCACTGACTATGCTCACGGCATCACTACGCCGGTGTACAAAGTGCTGAAAAAGGCGTTGCCCGGTCCGTTCACTTTCATTTTTGAGGCTAGTCCAAAGGCTCCGCGCTACGGTGGCGTAAAGCGCAAAACGGTAGGTATCCGCGTTCCGGATCACAATATCTGTCTGGGAATGGTGCGGGAGTTGGGCAATCCCATCGTCAGCACCTCTATTCACGACGAGGATACGTTGATTGAATACTCCACCGACCCAGACCTGATTTTCGAAAAGTACCGCCCGTTGGTGGATCTGGTTATTGACGGCGGCTTCGGCAACAACATCGCCAGCACCGTAGTCGACTGCACGAATGATGATTTCGACATTATCCGCCAGGGTGCCGGTGATATTGAGCAGTATTTATAA
- a CDS encoding lysophospholipid acyltransferase family protein, with protein sequence MKKAPHTTYPWYYRPLEWFLTSLAHLPLSVLYVVADGFYLVMLYGLRYRRRVVLENLRNSFPDKTEAQIEQLAKNFYRHFAELLIEILKLGGISVAELKRRVFMPNPEVLENLLAKGKPVLALGSHAGNWEWIITAGAVWLGPRADGVYKPLTNPFFEDFVYRLRTQTGAKLVPMRDTLRHLVRHRNEGRVLSMLSDQSPSRADQQYWTNFLHQDTAFYTGADKLAAQFQCPVVYVSIRRLRRGYYEMRLVELYDGETPLPKDGHQITEAFARQLEVDIQADPADYLWSHRRWKHKRSA encoded by the coding sequence ATGAAAAAAGCCCCCCACACTACATATCCGTGGTATTATCGCCCGCTAGAATGGTTTCTGACCAGTTTGGCTCACTTGCCGTTGTCGGTACTATATGTGGTGGCCGATGGGTTTTATCTGGTGATGTTGTATGGCTTGCGCTACCGCCGGCGGGTAGTGCTGGAAAATTTGCGCAATTCATTCCCTGACAAAACTGAAGCACAGATTGAGCAGCTGGCGAAGAACTTTTACCGGCACTTTGCGGAGCTGTTGATAGAAATTCTGAAGCTGGGGGGCATTTCTGTGGCTGAGTTGAAGCGCCGCGTATTCATGCCCAACCCCGAAGTGCTGGAAAACCTGTTGGCCAAAGGAAAGCCAGTGTTGGCGCTCGGCTCGCATGCCGGCAACTGGGAATGGATTATTACGGCCGGTGCTGTGTGGTTAGGTCCGCGGGCCGATGGGGTGTACAAGCCGCTTACCAACCCGTTTTTTGAAGATTTTGTGTACCGGCTGCGCACCCAAACGGGCGCCAAACTTGTGCCCATGCGCGATACGCTCCGCCATTTGGTGCGCCACCGCAACGAAGGCCGGGTGCTGAGTATGCTAAGCGACCAAAGCCCCAGCCGCGCCGACCAGCAATACTGGACGAATTTCCTTCACCAAGACACCGCTTTCTACACAGGCGCTGATAAGCTGGCCGCTCAGTTTCAGTGCCCGGTGGTGTACGTAAGCATCCGGCGCTTGCGGCGTGGCTACTATGAAATGCGCCTCGTTGAGCTCTACGACGGCGAAACTCCTTTGCCCAAAGACGGTCACCAGATTACGGAAGCCTTCGCCCGCCAGCTAGAGGTTGACATACAAGCTGATCCGGCTGACTACCTCTGGTCGCATCGCCGCTGGAAACATAAACGCTCCGCTTAA
- a CDS encoding WbqC family protein, producing the protein MPVLFELLYNPPIAFFAELVGADSLLLESHENYRKQTYRNRCLILTAQGVKPLTVPVVDGNRSEKVKTADLEIDYRQNWVHQHWRTLQTAYGGSPYFEYYADYLHDIYVQKPRLLFDLNLNLLHFYLRCLRLRIPVAFTAEYHPSYLDPTVRDRRDWLTPKVPAHPEPDTPSEHGWVRPYSQTFGLQFVPHLSILDLLFSQGPNAGSYLA; encoded by the coding sequence ATGCCCGTTTTATTTGAATTGCTTTATAATCCACCTATTGCCTTTTTTGCCGAACTAGTAGGGGCTGATTCCTTGTTACTAGAAAGCCACGAAAACTATCGCAAGCAAACCTATCGTAACCGGTGTCTTATCCTGACGGCCCAAGGCGTAAAGCCCCTAACGGTGCCTGTAGTAGACGGTAATCGAAGCGAGAAAGTCAAAACAGCAGATCTAGAGATAGATTATCGGCAAAACTGGGTGCACCAGCATTGGCGTACGCTGCAAACCGCTTATGGTGGCAGTCCGTATTTTGAATATTACGCCGACTATTTGCACGATATCTACGTACAAAAACCTCGACTGCTTTTTGACCTCAACCTCAACCTACTGCACTTCTATCTACGATGCCTCCGGCTGCGAATTCCGGTGGCATTTACCGCTGAATATCATCCCTCCTACCTCGACCCTACGGTGCGCGACCGGCGCGATTGGCTGACACCCAAAGTCCCCGCTCATCCCGAACCTGACACTCCGTCCGAACACGGCTGGGTGCGGCCTTATTCGCAGACCTTTGGCCTGCAATTTGTTCCTCATTTAAGCATATTGGACCTGCTCTTTTCGCAGGGACCCAACGCCGGCAGCTATCTCGCGTAG